The Chloroflexus aggregans DSM 9485 genome segment AGGGTACGGGCAATCGTACCGATTAATCGTGCCGCCCGTTCGGCTAACGACGGATCGTACTCACATCTGCTATCGGCGATAGCGCGGATACTCAACGTGCGAAAATGTCGTTGCCGAAACGGTGCGAGCAGCTCGTCACGGACTGCCAACGTGCGTGGTTCGAGATCGATCGCCGGATCGGTCTGATCCGCCATCATCGCCAGTTGATACAAAAACCGATCGGCCCGTTCGTGTCGCAATACACCGTCACGGCTGATAATTGCCAATTGACCGCATGCTAACGGTCCTAAGCCGATCACGAACGTATTCCGCGGATCGAACGGGTAACGGGTAAGTAACGTCTTGATACCGTGTTGGTCACAATAGGCAGCACCGATAGTCACCGCCCACACCTCCACGTGACGTAACCCGTGGAGATGATGACCGGCAATCAACAGCGCCGCCAGCGCCGCGATCCCACCGTCAGGCTCCATAAGCTCTATTGGTCGATAGGTAGCCCAAAGCCAACCTAGGGCGCCGAGCAGCGCAACAATCAGCAACGACCACCGCCAGATCGGCCAGGCCGCAGTAGCCGTGCTAACGAGCGGTAAGCTGGTGAAGACCAGCCGTATCAACAAACCTTCTGTCGTTGGCGCGATCAAGTGGGATATGCCGCGCCATACTGGGGGGGTGTCAAGCGGTGCGACGATAACTAAACGCCAGCGTGGTTGACTCGGCGTACCGATTTCGGTAACAGCGATGGGTAGGGCTGCAATAATATTCTGACTCATATGCTGCCGACGCCACACCGGTAGTGGCGTCGCCAAAGCATCGGCACACAAGACGGCCACCAGCCAGAGGACGAGCACACTACCGGCCACCGGAAGCCAACCACTTACCACCGTAACGGCGATCAACCATACAGCTACCGGTCTAAAACGCACCCCCGGATGATCAACTGCCGGGAGCGAACGAGTGTCCACGCTAAAGCCCGCCTGTCGCAGGCGGGCATTGATCTGAGCTGCTGCCACTGCCTCTGCTGTAGAGGTGGCACGGCGCGGGCCAAGCTGTTCGGCTAGCCCGGCCAATATTCCAACAGGATTAAAAGGTTGCACCGGCATCGATCTGTGCTTGCCTAGGGCGTTGGTGTAAGTGTAGGTATTGGTGTGCTTGGTGCCCTGATCGGTGTCGCAGTGGCCGGAGGTGCCCCCGGATTGGCCGGCAAGCCGGGCAACGGTGTGTCTGGGCGCCGGCAATCAGTTTGGCCCGGCAGACAAAGGAGCAACACCAAATCGTAGCGAATAAACTGGTTGCCAATATCACCGACATTCTTCACTTGAACGAAATAGAAGCCGTCAACTTTCGGTGAGAACTCAATTTGCGAATCGAGCGTATTTCCTCCCGGCATATCATCGTTGATATCGAGAATACTCACGCCATCACGATCGGCCAGCACCAACACCGTGTCGGCTCCTGCTTGGGTGTCACTGTTAACCGTATTTGGTCCACGATACCGCCGGGTATCGGTGTAGATCACATAACGTTTACCGGCCTTTGCAAAGAATGTCACCCAATCGGCATCACCGGTCGGACAAAGACGGCGATTTTCTTGTACCTCATTAGACGTGATTAAGCGTGCTTGCTCAGGCAACCCGTCTGGCTCAAATATATCCAGACATACCGCCTCGGCAGGCATCGGCGTTGGGCCATTGCTCTCATCGATCAAAACGATAACATACGAATAATCGTTGCCGCCTCTACCGGCAGTGTCACGTACTCGAATGTAATAGCTACCATCAGCCGGACTGCGGAACGTAATACGTGGCCGCGTATCACGTGGGTTAGGATTGGCCGGATCGCGGTTGTAGAAATCATCGTTAAAGGCCAATCG includes the following:
- a CDS encoding PPC domain-containing protein; the protein is MKTSVKLRNLTITICLTMLMVLIALPQLPATAAPLGQTIDFVWTPTSATVSGQAGQVSLSVNTNLQNRGASDTFGITATLPTGWSGFTISPGQPISIAANATQNFTFFFDIPPSATPGNYTIDVFAFRTSTPTVTALFRIIVQVVAATPTPTLIPTATPLARGVCADGFEPDNIPAQAKRIDVQIPQEHVICPTGDEDWLYFGGVAGKVYTIDIPVMQPGIDLSLELFDSQLNRLAFNDDFYNRDPANPNPRDTRPRITFRSPADGSYYIRVRDTAGRGGNDYSYVIVLIDESNGPTPMPAEAVCLDIFEPDGLPEQARLITSNEVQENRRLCPTGDADWVTFFAKAGKRYVIYTDTRRYRGPNTVNSDTQAGADTVLVLADRDGVSILDINDDMPGGNTLDSQIEFSPKVDGFYFVQVKNVGDIGNQFIRYDLVLLLCLPGQTDCRRPDTPLPGLPANPGAPPATATPIRAPSTPIPTLTPTP